From Oryza brachyantha chromosome 9, ObraRS2, whole genome shotgun sequence, a single genomic window includes:
- the LOC102705659 gene encoding uncharacterized protein LOC102705659 has translation MPSLNHYRYLAAVLDRAISSSSSSSSSSLPSTSKMKIGKAPGLLRKAATMFRSKASTVRARLLLVASLRRRMAMVGAISHRIHDALMMVEKEKGGSSHNHHHQEDDGIKALAAPRRAKAAGREKPAAAVHDEMAVVIADHHRLSELALFDQEDRHGYPNWTHELFDDDNGYSYQRNGGDDHDVVHDTLFGAAFDDDNEDDDEPSVIDIIRSSREDEGLEFNLDDEIDHAADMFIRRIRSRMSRSI, from the coding sequence ATGCCAAGCTTGAACCACTACAGATACTTGGCTGCTGTTCTTGACAGGGcaatctcttcttcttcttcttcttcttcttcctccttgccTTCAACCTCAAAGATGAAGATCGGCAAGGCTCCCGGGCTTCtgaggaaggcggcgacgatgtTCAGGAGCAAGGCGAGCACCGTCAGGGCCaggctcctcctcgtcgcctccctccgccggagGATGGCCATGGTCGGCGCCATCTCCCACAGGATCCATGATGCACTGATGATggtggagaaggagaagggcggcagcagccacaaccaccaccaccaagaaGACGACGGCATCAAGGCTCTCGCAGCGCCGCGGAGGGCGAAAGCCGCCGGGCGCgagaagccggcggcggccgtccaCGACGAGATGGCGGTGGTGATCGCCGATCACCATCGTCTCTCTGAACTCGCGCTGTTCGATCAGGAAGACCGCCATGGCTACCCGAACTGGACGCACGAACTCTTCGACGACGATAATGGTTACAGCTATCAAAGAAACGGCGGAGATGATCATGATGTCGTCCATGATACTCTATTCGGTGCAGCTTTCGACGATGAtaacgaggacgacgacgagccgtCGGTCATCGACATAATCAGGAGCAGCCGGGAGGACGAAGGGCTGGAGTTCAACCTAGACGACGAGATCGATCACGCGGCGGACATGTTCATCAGGAGGATTCGCAGCCGGATGAGCCGGAGCATCTAG
- the LOC102720180 gene encoding beta-glucosidase 31, with product MAKAVICCAVLLAAVSTTAAAAAITKADFPPGFVFGAGSSAYQVEGAFAEDGRKPSIWDTFAHAGYSVDGATADVTADQYHKYKEDVKLLHEMGVDAYRMSISWPRLVPDGRGAINPKGLEYYNNLIDELVSHGIQPHVTIYHFDFPQALQDEYNGMLSPRFIEDFTAYADVCFKNFGDRVKHWSTVNEPNIEPIGGYDQGILPPRRCSFPFGISCDNGNSTTEPYIVAHHLLLAHSSAASLYRDKYQATQGGQIGLTLLGWWYQPGTQAPEDIAAAARMNDFHIGWYMHPLVYGDYPPVMRKNVGSRLPSFTDEESKRVLGSFDFVGFNHYVAIYVKADLSKLDQSLRDYMGDAAVKYDQPYLKSNDKFPLGLRSNFMTSTPWALKKMLKHLQVKYKNPAVMIHENGAAGQPDPSGGNTDDDDFRAQYLQDYIEATLQSIRNGSNVRGYFVWSFLDVFEYLFGYRLRFGLYGVDFASPERTRYQRHSARWYAGFLRGGELRPVALPAGGGGAYSQ from the exons GTTGAAGGTGCATTTGCAGAGGATGGAAGAAAGCCTAGTATTTGGGACACATTCGCTCATGCAG GCTATTCTGTTGACGGAGCAACCGCTGATGTAACTGCAGACCAGTATCATAAGTACAAG GAAGATGTAAAGCTTTTGCACGAGATGGGCGTTGACGCATATAGAATGTCCATTTCCTGGCCTAGGCTTGTTCCTG ATGGGAGAGGAGCCATCAATCCGAAGGGACTGGAATACTATAACAACCTGATAGATGAACTTGTGAGCCATG GAATCCAACCTCATGTAACCATATATCATTTTGATTTTCCTCAGGCTCTCCAAGATGAATACAACGGGATGCTTAGTCCTAGATTTAT AGAAGACTTCACAGCATACGCAGATGTCTGCTTCAAGAACTTTGGTGACAGAGTGAAGCACTGGAGCACTGTCAATGAGCCTAACATCGAGCCGATTGGTGGATACGACCAAGGAATCCTCCCGCCACGGCGATGCTCATTTCCCTTTGGTATCAGCTGTGACAATGGCAACTCTACCACAGAGCCATACATAGTAGCACACCATCTTCTTCTTGCACATTCCTCAGCAGCGTCCCTCTATAGAGATAAGTACCAG GCCACTCAAGGAGGACAGATTGGGCTCACATTGCTCGGTTGGTGGTACCAGCCTGGGACGCAAGCTCCTGAAGATATTGCAGCAGCTGCAAGGATGAATGATTTCCACATTGGATG GTACATGCATCCTTTGGTGTATGGTGACTACCCTCCAGTGATGAGGAAGAATGTTGGGTCCAGGCTACCATCTTTCACAGATGAAGAATCAAAGAGAGTACTTGGATCCTTTGATTTTGTCGGATTTAACCACTATGTCGCCATTTATGTGAAAGCTGACCTTAGCAAACTTGATCAGAGCCTGAGAGATTACATGGGTGATGCAGCTGTAAAATATGACC AACCATACCTGAAGTCAAATGACAAG TTCCCACTCGGCTTGAGGAGCAACTTCATGACGTCGACCCCGTGGGCTCTGAAGAAAATGCTCAAGCATCTCCAAGTGAAATACAAGAACCCTGCAGTCATGATCCATGAGAACG GAGCCGCGGGGCAGCCTGACCCGTCAGGAGGAaacaccgacgacgacgatttCAGGGCGCAATATCTGCAGGATTACATCGAGGCCACGCTTCAATCCATCAG GAACGGGTCGAACGTGCGTGGCTACTTCGTGTGGTCGTTCCTGGACGTGTTCGAGTACCTGTTCGGCTACCGCCTCCGCTTCGGCCTCTACGGCGTCGACTTCGCCTCGCCGGAGAGGACCAGGTACCAGCGGCACTCGGCGCGGTGGTACGCCGGAttcctccgcggcggcgagctccggcCGGTGGCGctgcccgccggcggcggcggggcctaCTCCCAGTGA
- the LOC102719898 gene encoding E3 ubiquitin-protein ligase RFI2-like codes for MAFAPEAMDLEASPPPPPPPTVLCSICLDPVACGEGARSTARLQCGHEFHLDCIGSAFNAKGAMQCPNCRKIEKGNWLYGNERQPCNHSDTDGWLTGETFEYPFEFGWCPFDSLTPLTSVFGESESQPTSFLDYLRVLHGFHHPMYAPSSSTASTESIPFHQRLTGTEGHATTDLRNIQVFHEIEPRSHEREQQYLGNLQMPGAVNHSTAPLGIPIPRYDGSNQQRSRPHMHPHSLFHRPTARRVSSPVAHLRSTAAVSETRGHGHGMASHIAQQTVPSSMASSPQPPTRRVRPRALSITSFIAASSSAETRGTNDFPLTETASITNSNLRNRVGAPRHANQSYSWSSETFWPPNGEPHWWSAMAPVHNQSYDNFGGRSATELLSIYGAQNGLPTPRFM; via the exons ATGGCCTTCGCGCCGGAGGCGATGGATCTGGaggcctccccgccgccgccgccgccgccgacggtgCTCTGCTCGATCTGCCTCGACCCGGTGGCTTGCGGCGAGGGGGCGAGGTCCACCGCGCGGCTGCAGTGCGGCCACGAGTTCCATCTAG ACTGCATTGGATCAGCATTTAATGCAAAAGGAGCGATGCAGTGCCCAAATTGTCGGAAGATCGAGAAAGGCAACTGGCTCTATGGAAATGAACGCCAACCATGTAACCATTCTGATACAGATGGCTGGCTGACTGGTGAAACCTTTGAATAC CCATTTGAATTTGGGTGGTGTCCCTTCGATAGTTTGACACCATTGACCTCTGTGTTTGG GGAAAGTGAATCTCAGCCCACTTCTT ttCTAGATTATTTAAGAGTTCTGCATGGTTTTCATCATCCAATGTATGCGCCTTCTAGTTCTACTGCCAGCACTGAAAGTATACCATTCCATCAACGTCTAACTGGTACGGAAGGTCATGCAACTACAGATTTGAGAAATATTCAAGTTTTCCATGAAATTGAGCCAAGAAGCCATGAGAGAGAGCAGCAGTATTTAGGTAATCTTCAAATGCCGGGAGCAGTCAACCATTCCACAGCCCCACTTGGCATACCAATACCAAGATATGATGGCAGCAACCAGCAAAGATCACGACCACATATGCATCCTCATTCCTTATTCCACAG GCCGACAGCTCGCAGAGTAAGCAGTCCTGTTGCACATTTGAGGTCAACAGCTGCTGTGTCTGAAACTAGAGGCCATGGTCATGGTATGGCAAGTCATATTGCTCAACAGACAGTCCCATCATCCATGGCAAGCAGTCCACAACCTCCGACCAGAAGGGTTCGTCCGAGGGCTTTGTCAATCACATCTTTCATTGCAGCCTCATCGTCAGCTGAGACCAGAGGCACTAATGACTTTCCTCTCACTGAAACTGCAAGCATCACAAACAGTAACCTCCGTAATCGTGTGGGTGCCCCTAGACATGCCAATCAATCATACAGCTGGAGTTCGGAGACCTTCTGGCCGCCAAATGGAGAACCTCACTGGTGGAGTGCGATGGCCCCTGTACATAATCAATCTTATGATAATTTTGGTGGAAGATCAGCCACAGAGCTGCTGTCCATATATGGTGCACAAAATGGTCTACCTACTCCGCGATTCATGTGA